One Erpetoichthys calabaricus chromosome 8, fErpCal1.3, whole genome shotgun sequence DNA segment encodes these proteins:
- the ccnt2b gene encoding cyclin-T2b isoform X2, which translates to MAACRGSSSRWFFTREQLENTPSRRCGIEPDRELSYRQQAANLIQDMGQRLNVSQLTINTAIVYMHRFYMYHSFTKFHRNIISPTTLFLAAKVEEQPRKLEYVIKVAHACLNPQEPQLDIKSNAYLQRAQELAILETIVLQSLGFEITIEHPHTDVVKCSQLVRASKDLAQTSYFMATNSLHLTTFCLQYKPTVIACVCIHLACKWSNWEIPVSTDGKHWWEYVDPSVTLELLDELTHEFLQILEKTPNRLKRIRNWRANQAAKRPKAEGQVTDNTFPGSSLVQNQSLVDNLTGLSGNAAFPKPPSSTSFPVTLPSTSGGVSLQSSHSLDSVNVVATTIQSTSYNFTAPNDCPQHQDQSRSDMYSVKQEILNLQQGTSGQLHPAALHHRPDKCTDYSSNKHEHKSSSSKHHVLLAPSHNPTPQKMTLDKYKEKHTAEFALHKCKVENLELENQTTFTVAASGMGDQQHHKKHQLQQISSSVMTSPIKVKIPIANAEKTEKHSLDKKDKASLLKLRIPILPAEKSSKEELKMKIKVSSERHSSSDEGSGKSKHSSPLIGKEHKEKHREHLSHRHHSGSHKHSLLHSHSHSGNSSTSKLNTDGTVTAALKSPVGLGSDGGTSSSSSSRKRSHADVSHNHHSKMSKSSKSSGGLRTSQHPCETGQETSGDQQP; encoded by the exons ATGGCGGCGTGCCGGGGATCCTCTTCTAGATGGTTCTTTACCCGGGAGCAGCTCGAGAACACGCCGTCCCGCCGCTGTGGTATTGAGCCAGATCGAGAACTCTCGTACCGACAACAAGCGGCAAACCTCATTCAAGATATGGGTCAGCGGCTCAACGT TTCTCAGCTGACAATAAACACTGCAATTGTTTACATGCATAGATTTTATATGTACCATTCTTTCACGAAGTTTCACCGAAAT atcATATCTCCCACTACATTATTCCTGGCAGCAAAAGTAGAGGAACAGCCACGGAAGCTTGAATATGTCATCAAAGTGGCACATGCCTGTTTAAATCCTCAAGAGCCTCAGCTAGATATCAAGAGTAAT GCATACCTCCAACGAGCTCAGGAGCTGGCAATACTTGAGACCATAGTGCTGCAATCTTTAG GTTTTGAAATTACAATTGAGCATCCGCATACTGATGTTGTGAAATGTTCGCAGCTAGTGAGAG cAAGCAAGGATTTGGCACAGACTTCCTATTTCATGGCTACCAACAG TCTTCACCTCACTACATTCTGTCTCCAGTACAAGCCAACTGTGATAGCTTGTGTATGCATTCATTTGGCTTGCAAGTGGTCCAATTGGGAAATTCCTGTATCAACTGATGGAAAGCATTGGTGGGAATATGTAGATCCTTCTGTTACACTTGAGTTGCTGGATG AACTTACACATGAATTTCTGCAGATTCTGGAGAAGACTCCCAACAGGCTTAAAAGAATTCGAAACTGGAGG gcaAACCAAGCTGCTAAACGACCAAAAGCTGAAGGCCAAGTTACCGACAATACTTTTCCTGGCTCTTCCTTGGTCCAGAATCAATCTTTGGTGGACAACCTTACTGGATTGTCGGGAAATGCAGCATTTCCCAAACCACCCTCTTCAACATCTTTCCCTGTAACCCTGCCTTCAACTTCAGGTGGAGTTTCTCTTCAAAGCAGCCATTCTCTTGATTCTGTTAATGTGGTAGCTACAACCATTCAAAGTACCTCATACAACTTCACAGCACCAAATGACTGTCCACAGCATCAAGATCAAAGCAGGTCAGATATGTATTCTGTCAAACAGGAGATTCTCAATCTTCAACAAGGAACATCTGGACAGCTACATCCTGCTGCCCTTCATCACAGACCGGATAAGTGTACTGATTATTCTAGTAATAAACATGAGCATAAATCAAGTAGCAGTAAGCATCATGTGTTGCTTGCTCCCTCACATAACCCTACACCACAGAAAATGACCCTGGACAAATACAAAGAGAAACATACTGCCGAGTTTGCTCTGCACAAGTGTAAAGTGGAAAATCTTGAATTGGAAAATCAGACAACTTTTACTGTCGCTGCATCGGGGATGGGAGATCAGCAGCACCATAAAAAACATCAGCTCCAACAGATCTCAAGCAGTGTTATGACTTCTCCAATTAAAGTGAAAATTCCTATAGCAAATGCAGAGAAGACTGAAAAGCATTCTTtggacaaaaaagacaaagctagTTTGCTAAAATTACGAATTCCTATACTACCAGCAGAGAAATctagcaaagaggagttaaaaatgaaaattaaggtATCTTCTGAAAGACACAGCTCTTCTGATGAAGGCAGTGGAAAAAGTAAACATTCCAGTCCACTTATTGGAAaagaacataaagaaaaacacaGGGAACATTTGTCTCATCGCCACCATAGTGGAAGTCATAAACATTCCTTGCTACATTCCCACTCACATAGTGGGAACAGTAGCACCAGTAAACTGAATACTGATGGAACTGTTACAGCAGCTTTGAAGAGCCCAGTTGGTCTTGGAAGCGATGGGGGAACCTCCAGTTCCAGCTCTTCTAGGAAGAGGTCGCATGCAGATGTCAGTCACAACCATCACTCCAAAATGAGCAAAAGTTCCAAAAGTTCAG GTGGGCTGCGGACATCTCAGCACCCTTGTGAAACTGGACAAGAAACCAGTGGAGATCAACAGCCCTGA
- the ccnt2b gene encoding cyclin-T2b isoform X1, with product MAACRGSSSRWFFTREQLENTPSRRCGIEPDRELSYRQQAANLIQDMGQRLNVSQLTINTAIVYMHRFYMYHSFTKFHRNIISPTTLFLAAKVEEQPRKLEYVIKVAHACLNPQEPQLDIKSNAYLQRAQELAILETIVLQSLGFEITIEHPHTDVVKCSQLVRASKDLAQTSYFMATNSLHLTTFCLQYKPTVIACVCIHLACKWSNWEIPVSTDGKHWWEYVDPSVTLELLDELTHEFLQILEKTPNRLKRIRNWRANQAAKRPKAEGQVTDNTFPGSSLVQNQSLVDNLTGLSGNAAFPKPPSSTSFPVTLPSTSGGVSLQSSHSLDSVNVVATTIQSTSYNFTAPNDCPQHQDQSRSDMYSVKQEILNLQQGTSGQLHPAALHHRPDKCTDYSSNKHEHKSSSSKHHVLLAPSHNPTPQKMTLDKYKEKHTAEFALHKCKVENLELENQTTFTVAASGMGDQQHHKKHQLQQISSSVMTSPIKVKIPIANAEKTEKHSLDKKDKASLLKLRIPILPAEKSSKEELKMKIKVSSERHSSSDEGSGKSKHSSPLIGKEHKEKHREHLSHRHHSGSHKHSLLHSHSHSGNSSTSKLNTDGTVTAALKSPVGLGSDGGTSSSSSSRKRSHADVSHNHHSKMSKSSKSSGSSSNSSSVKQYVSSHNSILNLPFPPPHPVTYQVGCGHLSTLVKLDKKPVEINSPDDNHEFSANRQHMDYKDTFDMLDSLLSAQGMNM from the exons ATGGCGGCGTGCCGGGGATCCTCTTCTAGATGGTTCTTTACCCGGGAGCAGCTCGAGAACACGCCGTCCCGCCGCTGTGGTATTGAGCCAGATCGAGAACTCTCGTACCGACAACAAGCGGCAAACCTCATTCAAGATATGGGTCAGCGGCTCAACGT TTCTCAGCTGACAATAAACACTGCAATTGTTTACATGCATAGATTTTATATGTACCATTCTTTCACGAAGTTTCACCGAAAT atcATATCTCCCACTACATTATTCCTGGCAGCAAAAGTAGAGGAACAGCCACGGAAGCTTGAATATGTCATCAAAGTGGCACATGCCTGTTTAAATCCTCAAGAGCCTCAGCTAGATATCAAGAGTAAT GCATACCTCCAACGAGCTCAGGAGCTGGCAATACTTGAGACCATAGTGCTGCAATCTTTAG GTTTTGAAATTACAATTGAGCATCCGCATACTGATGTTGTGAAATGTTCGCAGCTAGTGAGAG cAAGCAAGGATTTGGCACAGACTTCCTATTTCATGGCTACCAACAG TCTTCACCTCACTACATTCTGTCTCCAGTACAAGCCAACTGTGATAGCTTGTGTATGCATTCATTTGGCTTGCAAGTGGTCCAATTGGGAAATTCCTGTATCAACTGATGGAAAGCATTGGTGGGAATATGTAGATCCTTCTGTTACACTTGAGTTGCTGGATG AACTTACACATGAATTTCTGCAGATTCTGGAGAAGACTCCCAACAGGCTTAAAAGAATTCGAAACTGGAGG gcaAACCAAGCTGCTAAACGACCAAAAGCTGAAGGCCAAGTTACCGACAATACTTTTCCTGGCTCTTCCTTGGTCCAGAATCAATCTTTGGTGGACAACCTTACTGGATTGTCGGGAAATGCAGCATTTCCCAAACCACCCTCTTCAACATCTTTCCCTGTAACCCTGCCTTCAACTTCAGGTGGAGTTTCTCTTCAAAGCAGCCATTCTCTTGATTCTGTTAATGTGGTAGCTACAACCATTCAAAGTACCTCATACAACTTCACAGCACCAAATGACTGTCCACAGCATCAAGATCAAAGCAGGTCAGATATGTATTCTGTCAAACAGGAGATTCTCAATCTTCAACAAGGAACATCTGGACAGCTACATCCTGCTGCCCTTCATCACAGACCGGATAAGTGTACTGATTATTCTAGTAATAAACATGAGCATAAATCAAGTAGCAGTAAGCATCATGTGTTGCTTGCTCCCTCACATAACCCTACACCACAGAAAATGACCCTGGACAAATACAAAGAGAAACATACTGCCGAGTTTGCTCTGCACAAGTGTAAAGTGGAAAATCTTGAATTGGAAAATCAGACAACTTTTACTGTCGCTGCATCGGGGATGGGAGATCAGCAGCACCATAAAAAACATCAGCTCCAACAGATCTCAAGCAGTGTTATGACTTCTCCAATTAAAGTGAAAATTCCTATAGCAAATGCAGAGAAGACTGAAAAGCATTCTTtggacaaaaaagacaaagctagTTTGCTAAAATTACGAATTCCTATACTACCAGCAGAGAAATctagcaaagaggagttaaaaatgaaaattaaggtATCTTCTGAAAGACACAGCTCTTCTGATGAAGGCAGTGGAAAAAGTAAACATTCCAGTCCACTTATTGGAAaagaacataaagaaaaacacaGGGAACATTTGTCTCATCGCCACCATAGTGGAAGTCATAAACATTCCTTGCTACATTCCCACTCACATAGTGGGAACAGTAGCACCAGTAAACTGAATACTGATGGAACTGTTACAGCAGCTTTGAAGAGCCCAGTTGGTCTTGGAAGCGATGGGGGAACCTCCAGTTCCAGCTCTTCTAGGAAGAGGTCGCATGCAGATGTCAGTCACAACCATCACTCCAAAATGAGCAAAAGTTCCAAAAGTTCAGGTAGTTCCTCTAATTCTTCCTCTGTAAAGCAATATGTATCCTCTCACAACTCTATTCTTAACCTACCCTTCCCCCCTCCTCACCCTGTCACATACCAGGTGGGCTGCGGACATCTCAGCACCCTTGTGAAACTGGACAAGAAACCAGTGGAGATCAACAGCCCTGACGATAACCATGAATTCAGTGCAAACCGTCAGCATATGGACTACAAAGATACATTCGACATGCTTGATTCGCTGTTAAGTGCCCAAGGAATGAATATGTAa